A window of the Haloarcula litorea genome harbors these coding sequences:
- a CDS encoding DUF7490 domain-containing protein, with product MRREALLAGGIALLALTMAVAAAAVPGVLSEPTEDVRPSHLDVGEQYLDAHDVSGQTVTLSLSSRLTHRGGPAENVTVVTRAIDAQSGLVETTATRSLGTVEGSRDVPFTTNVTVEREGDYDIETVVYADGRRVTQRVRSVRNVGALTPAYARSSVTFHRFENTATPLRAISYRIDTVANNRTTLNVTAYLTNTGDDPEGGLTLRLRARQADSNVIADSAALSVGQIRPGRTRTVSTTLTVPDGYNYWLDGILQSDGVIVGTESAPANLDPTETLTANETRRDVGFQSGDFAERETEIERDRPEATTAGGSGPGFTVLAALVAVLVAVAALTRRDL from the coding sequence GTGCGACGCGAAGCCCTCCTCGCCGGCGGCATCGCCCTGCTCGCCCTGACGATGGCCGTCGCCGCGGCGGCGGTCCCCGGCGTCCTCTCGGAACCCACCGAGGACGTGCGCCCGAGCCACCTCGACGTGGGCGAACAGTACCTCGACGCCCACGACGTGTCGGGACAGACGGTGACGCTCTCGCTGTCGTCGCGGCTGACTCACCGCGGCGGCCCCGCGGAGAACGTCACGGTCGTCACGCGCGCGATCGACGCGCAGTCGGGCCTCGTCGAGACGACGGCGACACGGTCGCTGGGGACCGTCGAGGGGTCCCGCGACGTGCCGTTCACCACCAACGTCACCGTCGAGCGGGAGGGCGACTACGACATCGAGACCGTCGTCTACGCCGACGGCCGGCGCGTCACGCAGCGCGTGCGGAGCGTCCGGAACGTCGGCGCGCTGACGCCGGCCTACGCCCGGTCCAGCGTCACCTTCCACCGGTTCGAGAACACCGCGACGCCCCTGCGTGCGATCTCGTACCGCATCGACACGGTGGCGAACAACCGGACGACGCTGAACGTGACGGCCTACCTGACCAACACCGGCGACGATCCCGAGGGCGGCCTGACGCTCCGCCTGCGCGCCCGGCAGGCGGACTCGAACGTGATCGCCGACAGCGCGGCGCTGTCCGTCGGGCAGATCCGGCCGGGCCGGACGCGGACCGTCTCGACGACGCTGACGGTGCCCGACGGCTACAACTACTGGCTCGACGGCATCCTCCAGTCCGACGGCGTCATCGTCGGAACGGAGAGCGCGCCGGCGAACCTCGACCCGACCGAGACTTTGACGGCCAACGAGACCCGCCGCGACGTCGGATTCCAGTCGGGCGACTTCGCGGAGCGCGAGACGGAGATCGAGCGCGACCGGCCAGAGGCGACGACCGCCGGCGGCAGCGGCCCGGGCTTCACCGTCCTCGCGGCCCTCGTCGCCGTGCTCGTCGCCGTCGCGGCCCTCACACGGAGAGACCTATGA
- a CDS encoding NRDE family protein produces the protein MCTIVLAWQVFPDAPVAFAANRDERVDRPSQPPAVRHWGADVVAPSDEEAHGTWVGYNEHGVLAAVTNRWVDADLAGERSRGLLVRDCLGHESAEDAARAVEQAVREAEYEGFNLLLADADAAVLLEWDGLFAARNLDPGVHVVVNVGADGDYRVPSHRPDVGEQQAHNADRLREAMQVEPGESADAWLDRAAETIADHDYGVCVHGDGFGTRSSSVIALGDERRYEFADGPPCETAYRPVEGQI, from the coding sequence GTGTGTACCATCGTCCTCGCGTGGCAGGTGTTCCCGGACGCGCCCGTCGCCTTCGCGGCCAACCGTGACGAACGAGTCGACCGCCCGTCCCAGCCCCCGGCCGTCCGCCACTGGGGGGCAGACGTCGTCGCCCCCTCCGACGAGGAGGCCCACGGGACCTGGGTCGGCTACAACGAACACGGCGTCCTCGCCGCCGTCACGAACCGCTGGGTCGACGCCGACCTCGCCGGCGAGCGCTCGCGGGGTCTGCTCGTCCGGGACTGCCTGGGCCACGAGTCCGCCGAGGACGCGGCCCGCGCCGTCGAGCAGGCCGTCCGCGAGGCCGAGTACGAGGGGTTCAACCTCCTGCTGGCCGACGCGGACGCCGCCGTCCTGCTGGAGTGGGACGGCCTGTTCGCGGCCCGGAACCTCGACCCCGGCGTCCACGTCGTGGTCAACGTCGGTGCCGACGGCGACTACCGGGTCCCGAGTCACCGACCCGACGTCGGGGAACAGCAGGCCCACAACGCCGACCGGCTGCGCGAGGCGATGCAGGTCGAGCCCGGGGAGTCGGCCGACGCGTGGCTGGACCGGGCGGCCGAGACCATCGCCGACCACGACTACGGCGTCTGCGTCCACGGCGACGGCTTCGGGACCCGCTCCTCGTCGGTGATCGCGCTCGGCGACGAGCGCCGCTACGAGTTCGCCGACGGCCCGCCCTGCGAGACGGCCTACCGACCGGTCGAAGGTCAGATTTAA
- a CDS encoding 1,4-dihydroxy-2-naphthoate polyprenyltransferase, with protein MSTATADVSKRKAWVMAARPQTLPAGAAPVVVGAGLAVHADVFAPVTALAALVGALLIQVGTNFANDYYDAVKGADTDEREGFTRVTAGGLIEPESVKRAMIATYGLAVVVGIYLVAVGGLPIVVVGLSGIAAGVLYTGGPFPYGYRGLGDLFVFVYFGLVAVTGTYYVQAVASDPAVGTFPTALPAGSLPLSAVVASLPAAGLSTAILVVNNIRDRETDRAAGKKTLAVYLGYRWSRVEFLALTGMAYVVPVVFALDPAYGPPALAPLLTLPLAASVARTVLENTEGEALNPALERVGQTLFAHSVLFAIGLALPGLL; from the coding sequence ATGAGTACGGCGACGGCGGACGTGTCGAAGCGGAAGGCCTGGGTGATGGCCGCCCGCCCGCAGACGTTGCCGGCCGGTGCCGCGCCGGTCGTCGTCGGGGCCGGCCTCGCCGTCCACGCGGACGTGTTCGCGCCGGTCACGGCGCTCGCGGCGCTCGTCGGCGCGCTCCTCATCCAGGTGGGGACCAACTTCGCGAACGACTACTACGACGCCGTCAAGGGCGCGGACACCGACGAGCGCGAGGGGTTCACCCGCGTCACGGCCGGCGGTCTCATCGAACCCGAGTCGGTCAAGCGGGCGATGATCGCCACGTACGGACTGGCCGTCGTCGTCGGGATCTACCTCGTCGCCGTCGGCGGGCTCCCCATCGTCGTGGTCGGCCTCTCGGGGATCGCCGCGGGCGTCCTCTACACCGGCGGCCCCTTCCCGTACGGCTACCGCGGGCTGGGTGACCTGTTCGTCTTCGTCTACTTCGGGCTCGTCGCCGTCACCGGGACCTACTACGTGCAGGCGGTGGCCAGCGACCCCGCCGTGGGGACGTTCCCGACGGCGCTACCGGCCGGCTCGCTCCCGCTCTCCGCCGTCGTCGCCAGCCTCCCCGCCGCCGGCCTGTCGACGGCGATCCTGGTCGTCAACAACATCCGCGACCGGGAGACGGACCGCGCCGCGGGCAAGAAGACGCTGGCGGTCTACCTGGGCTACCGCTGGAGCCGCGTCGAGTTCCTGGCGCTGACGGGGATGGCCTACGTCGTCCCCGTCGTCTTCGCGCTGGACCCGGCGTACGGACCCCCGGCGCTCGCGCCGCTGCTGACGCTGCCGCTGGCGGCGTCGGTGGCGCGGACGGTGCTGGAAAACACCGAGGGCGAGGCGCTGAACCCCGCGCTGGAGCGGGTCGGACAGACGCTGTTCGCCCACTCCGTCCTGTTCGCGATCGGCCTCGCGCTCCCGGGGCTGCTATGA
- a CDS encoding helix-turn-helix transcriptional regulator: MSSAASEADLTEDERAGLELIRESGGVHQSDFWKELDVTSRKGSRIVESLFEKGLIQREETVYDGHNTYYLTPAPRDLDFSLLMAGDQLSPFIGDEEVDPHDDTFSQWIMNLAYQD, encoded by the coding sequence ATGAGTTCTGCAGCGTCGGAGGCCGACCTCACCGAGGACGAGCGTGCGGGGTTGGAGCTGATCCGAGAGTCCGGCGGCGTCCACCAGAGCGACTTCTGGAAGGAACTGGACGTCACCTCCCGGAAGGGGAGTCGCATCGTCGAGTCGCTGTTCGAGAAGGGACTCATCCAGCGCGAGGAGACCGTCTACGACGGTCACAACACCTACTACCTCACGCCCGCGCCGCGTGACCTGGACTTCTCGCTGCTGATGGCGGGCGACCAGCTCTCGCCGTTCATCGGCGACGAGGAGGTCGACCCCCACGACGACACCTTCTCGCAGTGGATCATGAACCTCGCGTACCAGGACTGA
- a CDS encoding GAF domain-containing protein, giving the protein MRGDEESTLRALHEVATDIRDLDSRAAVCRRAVEAAEQVLAFDHCAVSLERDGRLPIVASSSGFDTDTVATLSADEGLAGRAYQTGESLLMNDAAASDIVEEDDRFDVALTVPLGDHGVFQAVRASADPFEEADRDLGELLCSHVAQALDRLDRERRLEARNETLADSERRTRKVQSVTEDLIDADNRRGVATRIVDAARDVFTLPLSGVHLYDESRDVLAGVAATSAVARELGEVPDYACDGGTTQQTVWDIYESGEPLVVADVRSDDRVRAEGSPVRSLIVHPLGDHGVYILSSTDPKDFDRTDVALADLLASTATAAMDQIAHRRDLERYRTVVETVPDGVFLLDEAGTMRQVNDAWADIVGYDHDDLAGEPFQLLVEDGVIDEHIVETYLDTIRQLLSSETDRRSAAFVTELRPADGTGAHTYEVHLRLLPYDDSFQGVAGVVRDVTERVEQQRELERENERLDEFASIVSHDLRNPLGVARGSLELAAETGEQAHFDRCERSLDRMETLIDDLLTLSRAGETVGSVGTVALDEIAFRGWAVVETDGADLAVETAASLRADEGRLRQLLENLFRNAVEHGSTGSRTGSDDAVEHGSTDPLSQAAEDAAEHGGGTVQVTVGALDDGFYVADDGPGIPEDERENLFESGYTTSDSGTGFGLAIVQQIADAHGWSVRATESAAGGARFEVSGVEFADDAQ; this is encoded by the coding sequence ATGCGCGGAGACGAGGAATCGACGCTCCGGGCGCTCCACGAGGTGGCCACCGACATCCGCGACCTCGACAGTCGAGCGGCCGTCTGTCGGCGCGCCGTCGAGGCCGCCGAGCAGGTCCTGGCGTTCGACCACTGCGCGGTCTCGCTCGAACGCGACGGGCGACTGCCCATCGTCGCGTCGTCGAGCGGCTTCGACACGGACACCGTGGCGACGCTCTCGGCCGACGAGGGGTTGGCGGGGCGTGCCTACCAGACCGGCGAGTCGCTGCTGATGAACGACGCCGCCGCCTCGGACATCGTCGAGGAGGACGACCGATTCGACGTCGCGCTGACGGTCCCGCTCGGGGACCACGGCGTCTTTCAGGCGGTCAGGGCGTCCGCCGACCCCTTCGAGGAAGCGGACCGCGACCTCGGGGAGCTGCTCTGCAGCCACGTCGCCCAGGCGCTCGACCGCCTGGATCGGGAGCGGCGGCTCGAAGCGCGAAACGAGACCCTCGCCGACAGCGAACGCCGGACCCGAAAGGTCCAGTCAGTGACGGAGGACCTCATCGACGCCGACAATCGCCGCGGCGTGGCCACCCGCATCGTCGATGCGGCCCGCGACGTGTTCACGCTCCCGCTGAGCGGCGTCCACCTGTACGACGAGTCCAGGGACGTTCTGGCGGGCGTCGCGGCCACCAGCGCGGTCGCACGGGAACTCGGAGAGGTCCCGGACTACGCGTGCGACGGCGGGACCACACAGCAGACCGTCTGGGACATCTACGAGTCGGGCGAGCCGCTAGTCGTCGCCGACGTCCGGTCGGACGACCGCGTCCGCGCCGAGGGGTCCCCGGTGCGGAGCCTCATCGTCCACCCGCTGGGCGACCACGGCGTGTACATCCTCTCTTCGACCGACCCGAAGGACTTCGACCGGACGGACGTGGCCCTGGCGGACCTGCTGGCCTCCACGGCGACGGCGGCGATGGACCAGATCGCGCACCGTCGGGACCTCGAACGGTACCGGACGGTCGTCGAGACGGTCCCGGACGGCGTGTTCCTCCTCGACGAGGCGGGAACGATGCGCCAGGTCAACGACGCCTGGGCGGACATCGTCGGCTACGACCACGACGACCTCGCCGGCGAGCCGTTCCAGCTGCTCGTCGAGGACGGCGTCATCGACGAGCACATCGTCGAGACGTACCTGGACACGATCCGGCAGTTGCTCTCCTCCGAGACGGACCGACGGAGCGCGGCGTTCGTCACGGAACTGCGGCCAGCCGACGGCACGGGTGCCCACACCTACGAGGTCCATCTCCGACTGCTGCCCTACGACGACTCGTTCCAGGGCGTCGCGGGCGTCGTTCGGGACGTGACCGAGCGCGTCGAACAGCAACGCGAGCTCGAACGCGAGAACGAACGCCTCGACGAGTTCGCCTCCATCGTCAGCCACGACCTCCGGAACCCCCTCGGGGTCGCAAGGGGGTCGCTCGAACTCGCCGCGGAGACCGGCGAGCAGGCTCACTTCGACCGGTGTGAGCGATCGCTCGACAGGATGGAGACGCTCATCGACGACCTGCTCACGCTCTCGCGGGCCGGCGAGACGGTCGGGTCGGTGGGAACGGTCGCTCTCGACGAGATCGCGTTCCGGGGCTGGGCGGTCGTCGAGACGGACGGAGCCGACCTCGCGGTCGAGACGGCGGCCTCGCTGCGTGCCGACGAGGGGCGGCTCCGGCAACTCCTGGAGAACCTGTTCCGGAACGCTGTGGAACACGGTTCCACAGGCAGTCGGACGGGGTCCGACGACGCCGTCGAGCACGGCTCGACGGACCCTCTGTCGCAGGCTGCCGAGGACGCCGCGGAACACGGCGGGGGGACTGTTCAGGTGACCGTCGGAGCGCTCGACGACGGCTTCTACGTGGCCGACGACGGTCCCGGGATCCCCGAAGACGAGCGAGAGAACCTGTTCGAGAGCGGGTACACGACCAGCGATTCCGGGACCGGGTTCGGGCTCGCGATCGTCCAGCAGATCGCCGACGCCCACGGCTGGTCGGTCCGCGCCACGGAGAGCGCGGCCGGCGGTGCGCGGTTCGAGGTGAGCGGCGTCGAGTTCGCCGACGACGCTCAGTAG
- a CDS encoding class I adenylate-forming enzyme family protein — MQKPLLVTDFLDRARRYYGDHEAVVATTGERFTYDEFGERADGFAAALAERGIEKGDRVGVLDPNTHYHLEAAYGAMQLGAVHTPLNYRLTPDDFEYILSDAGVDAVFADYEYAEKIEAVRDDVPTEVFVTNDADAVEGDWESFDEAIETDAGFERPEMAEDDVITINYTSGTTGDPKGVCRTHRTETLHAYLVALHLDISDDDVYLWTLPMFHVNGWGHIYAVTGMGAKHVCTRGIDAGGIFEAVAAEDVSYLCGAPTVLNLLVDYYGDHGDVPTTGDNDVRVATAGSAPPEAVIRAVEDDFGWYLSHVYGATETGPLITTSDARRFFDDGSSARFGVKKRQGIGFLGTEVRVVDEDGNDVPQDDATLGEIVVRGNQVMDRYWNKPEETEIAFSDRIEGYYHTGDLATVDSDGMIAIRDRKKDIIISGGENISTIELEDTLYEHDAVADAAVIPAPSDEWGETPKAFIVPASGDPEAPGTTEEEIVDFTREHLASYKVVRRVEFVESLPTTATGKVQKYELRQEEWDDEDRMVGEG, encoded by the coding sequence ATGCAGAAACCACTGCTCGTGACGGACTTCCTGGACAGGGCACGGCGGTACTACGGCGACCACGAGGCCGTCGTCGCGACCACCGGTGAGCGGTTCACCTACGACGAGTTCGGTGAGCGGGCCGACGGGTTCGCGGCCGCGCTGGCCGAACGCGGGATCGAGAAGGGCGACCGCGTCGGCGTGCTGGACCCGAACACGCACTACCACCTCGAGGCCGCCTACGGCGCGATGCAGCTGGGGGCGGTCCACACGCCGCTGAACTACCGGCTCACCCCCGACGACTTCGAGTACATCCTCTCGGACGCCGGCGTCGACGCCGTCTTCGCCGACTACGAGTACGCCGAGAAGATCGAGGCCGTCCGCGACGACGTGCCGACCGAGGTGTTCGTCACCAACGACGCCGACGCGGTCGAGGGCGACTGGGAGTCCTTCGACGAGGCCATCGAGACCGACGCCGGCTTCGAGCGCCCCGAGATGGCCGAGGACGACGTCATCACCATCAACTACACGTCGGGGACGACCGGCGACCCGAAGGGCGTCTGCCGGACCCACCGGACCGAGACGCTCCACGCCTACCTGGTGGCGCTCCACCTGGACATCTCCGACGACGACGTCTACCTCTGGACGCTGCCGATGTTCCACGTCAACGGCTGGGGCCACATCTACGCGGTGACCGGGATGGGCGCGAAACACGTCTGTACCCGCGGGATCGACGCCGGCGGGATCTTCGAGGCCGTCGCGGCGGAGGACGTCTCCTACCTCTGTGGCGCGCCGACGGTGCTGAACCTGCTGGTCGACTACTACGGGGACCACGGCGACGTGCCGACGACCGGCGACAACGACGTCCGGGTCGCGACCGCCGGCAGCGCCCCGCCCGAGGCGGTCATCCGCGCCGTCGAGGACGACTTCGGCTGGTACCTGTCGCACGTCTACGGGGCGACGGAGACGGGGCCGCTCATCACCACCTCCGACGCCCGGCGGTTCTTCGACGACGGGAGCAGCGCCCGGTTCGGGGTGAAGAAGCGACAGGGCATCGGCTTCCTCGGGACCGAGGTCCGGGTCGTCGACGAGGACGGCAACGACGTGCCACAGGACGACGCGACGCTCGGGGAGATCGTCGTCCGCGGGAACCAGGTGATGGACCGCTACTGGAACAAGCCCGAGGAGACCGAGATCGCCTTCTCCGACCGCATCGAGGGGTACTACCACACCGGCGACCTCGCGACGGTCGACTCCGACGGGATGATCGCCATCCGGGACCGCAAGAAGGACATCATCATCTCCGGGGGCGAGAACATCTCCACCATCGAACTGGAGGACACGCTGTACGAACACGACGCCGTCGCCGACGCGGCCGTCATCCCCGCGCCCAGCGACGAGTGGGGCGAGACGCCGAAGGCGTTCATCGTCCCCGCGTCCGGCGACCCGGAGGCCCCGGGGACGACCGAGGAAGAGATCGTGGATTTCACCCGCGAGCACCTCGCCAGCTACAAGGTCGTCCGCCGGGTCGAGTTCGTCGAGTCCCTGCCCACCACGGCGACCGGGAAGGTCCAGAAGTACGAACTCCGGCAGGAGGAGTGGGACGACGAGGACCGGATGGTCGGCGAGGGGTAG
- a CDS encoding mandelate racemase/muconate lactonizing enzyme family protein, protein MTLRTTPFSLPLATPLSTAAGTIEAREGFVVRYDHRGEVGVGEATPLPGWTESLTDCEAGLAAAAAADPEGGHTAAMLELDAAAVPAARHGFATALLDADARADGVPLYRWFDADRTCESVPVNATVGDAPPAETADAVAEAVGAGFDCCKLKVGARSVEADLDRLRAVRERVGDDLTLRADANGAWSRTDAERALDGLAALGVDYVEQPLPADDVAGHAALRGGPVGIALDESLAERRVDAVLAADAADVLVLKPMVLGGPGNAHTLAIRARERGVEPVVTTTVDAVVARLAALHVAAAIPDVRACGLATGDRLAGDLAEDPAPVADGRMSVPETPGLGVDAAEVSPDA, encoded by the coding sequence ATGACGCTGCGGACCACGCCCTTCTCGCTGCCGCTTGCCACGCCGCTGTCGACGGCCGCCGGCACCATCGAAGCCCGCGAGGGGTTCGTCGTCCGCTACGACCACCGCGGCGAGGTCGGCGTCGGCGAGGCCACGCCACTCCCCGGCTGGACCGAGTCGCTTACCGACTGCGAGGCCGGACTGGCGGCCGCGGCGGCGGCCGACCCCGAGGGCGGCCACACCGCCGCGATGCTCGAACTCGACGCCGCGGCGGTGCCGGCCGCCCGGCACGGGTTCGCGACGGCGCTGCTGGACGCCGACGCCCGCGCCGACGGCGTCCCGCTGTACCGGTGGTTCGACGCCGACCGGACCTGCGAGTCGGTCCCGGTCAACGCCACGGTCGGCGACGCGCCCCCGGCGGAGACGGCCGACGCCGTCGCCGAGGCGGTCGGCGCGGGCTTCGACTGCTGCAAGCTGAAGGTCGGCGCGCGCTCGGTCGAGGCGGACCTCGACCGTCTCCGGGCCGTCAGAGAGCGGGTCGGCGACGACCTGACGCTGCGGGCCGACGCCAACGGCGCGTGGTCGCGCACCGACGCCGAGCGTGCACTCGACGGCCTGGCCGCCCTCGGCGTCGACTACGTCGAACAGCCGCTTCCGGCCGACGATGTCGCGGGTCACGCCGCGCTCCGGGGCGGTCCGGTCGGGATCGCGCTCGACGAGTCCCTCGCCGAGCGCCGCGTCGACGCGGTGCTCGCTGCCGACGCCGCGGACGTGCTGGTCCTCAAGCCGATGGTACTGGGCGGCCCCGGGAACGCCCACACGCTGGCGATCCGTGCCCGCGAGCGCGGCGTCGAACCGGTGGTGACGACGACGGTCGACGCCGTCGTCGCTCGGCTCGCCGCGCTCCACGTCGCGGCGGCGATCCCCGACGTGCGGGCCTGCGGGCTCGCGACCGGCGACCGCCTCGCCGGCGACCTCGCCGAGGACCCCGCGCCGGTCGCGGACGGGCGGATGTCGGTCCCGGAGACGCCCGGGCTCGGCGTCGACGCGGCGGAGGTGAGCCCGGATGCGTGA
- a CDS encoding class I adenylate-forming enzyme family protein — MREPVDWPTRDLVAHRAAATPERTAVESADGQRRWSYRDLDDRVDEAAALFDAHAPADGGTVAALVDTRMAVATLLFGGMRRGVTLAPLNVDLGADAIGAQLDRLDPSLLVCERDTEGLATTVADCPVVSVDEPTAEGVAAEADGERVEPVPLTREDTALVLFTSGTTGDPKGVRLTVGNLVASATASAFRLGVSPGDRWLACLPTYHMGGLAPFVRCVLYGATVVVQREFEPERTADVLNARGITGVSLVPTMLSRLLDGGWEPGEDLRFVLLGGGPATADLLERCRERDVPVCPTYGMTETASQIATALPATALDHEGTVGQPLLFTEVTVTDAAGDPVGPGEQGDLVVDGPTVTPGYLDEAATDEAFGPHGFHTGDLGYRDEDGRLWVVGRADDRVVTGGETVRAGDVAATLRACDGVEDAAVVGLPDEEWGERVAALVAGDATDEAVLAHARRELAAYEVPKTLRVVDALPRTPSGTVDREAVRERLRA; from the coding sequence ATGCGTGAGCCGGTCGACTGGCCCACGCGGGACCTCGTCGCCCACCGGGCCGCGGCGACGCCCGAGCGGACGGCCGTGGAGTCGGCCGACGGCCAGCGTCGCTGGAGCTACCGCGACCTCGACGACAGGGTCGACGAGGCGGCCGCCCTGTTCGACGCGCACGCCCCGGCCGACGGCGGGACCGTCGCCGCGCTCGTCGACACCCGAATGGCGGTGGCGACGCTACTGTTCGGGGGGATGCGCCGTGGCGTGACGCTCGCGCCGCTGAACGTGGACCTCGGGGCAGACGCGATCGGTGCACAGCTCGACCGACTCGACCCCTCCCTCCTCGTCTGCGAGCGTGACACGGAGGGCCTCGCGACGACCGTCGCCGACTGTCCGGTGGTCTCCGTGGACGAGCCGACGGCCGAGGGCGTCGCCGCCGAGGCGGACGGCGAGCGGGTCGAGCCCGTCCCGTTGACCCGCGAGGACACCGCGCTCGTCCTGTTCACCTCCGGGACGACCGGCGACCCGAAGGGAGTCCGACTCACGGTGGGGAACCTCGTCGCCAGCGCGACGGCGTCGGCGTTCCGGCTGGGCGTCTCGCCGGGCGACCGCTGGCTGGCCTGCCTGCCGACCTACCACATGGGCGGGCTCGCGCCGTTCGTCAGGTGCGTGCTGTACGGCGCGACGGTGGTCGTCCAGCGCGAGTTCGAGCCGGAGCGGACCGCCGACGTGCTGAACGCCCGGGGGATCACCGGGGTCTCGCTCGTCCCGACGATGCTGTCGCGCCTGCTCGACGGCGGGTGGGAGCCCGGCGAGGACCTGCGGTTCGTCCTGCTCGGCGGTGGGCCCGCGACGGCCGACCTGCTGGAGCGGTGTCGCGAGCGTGACGTGCCGGTCTGTCCGACCTACGGGATGACCGAGACGGCCTCACAGATCGCGACGGCGCTGCCGGCGACGGCTCTCGACCACGAGGGGACCGTCGGACAGCCGCTGCTGTTCACCGAGGTCACGGTCACGGACGCCGCCGGGGACCCCGTCGGCCCGGGCGAGCAGGGCGACCTCGTCGTCGACGGGCCGACGGTGACGCCGGGCTACCTCGACGAGGCGGCGACGGACGAGGCGTTCGGCCCGCACGGCTTCCACACCGGCGACCTCGGCTACCGGGACGAGGACGGGCGGCTCTGGGTCGTCGGACGCGCGGACGACCGCGTCGTCACCGGGGGCGAGACGGTCAGAGCGGGCGACGTGGCCGCGACGCTTCGGGCCTGCGACGGCGTCGAGGACGCGGCCGTGGTCGGCCTCCCCGACGAGGAGTGGGGCGAGCGCGTCGCCGCACTGGTCGCCGGCGACGCGACCGACGAGGCCGTCCTCGCCCACGCACGCCGGGAGCTGGCCGCCTACGAGGTCCCGAAGACGCTCCGGGTGGTCGACGCGCTCCCCCGGACGCCGTCGGGGACCGTCGACCGCGAGGCGGTCCGCGAGCGACTGCGGGCGTGA
- a CDS encoding 1,4-dihydroxy-2-naphthoyl-CoA synthase: MVSALFDDSRWEPVERFDFTDITYHRSTETGAVRIAFDRPEKRNAFRPETVDELSAALDHAKRLTDVGCVLITGNGPSETDGGWAFCAGGDQSIRGESGYEYRAEDDVGSEDAPDNVGRLHILEVQRQIRHIPKVVVAVVPGWAVGGGHSLHVVCDLTLASADHAKFLQTDPDVGSFDGGFGSAYLARQVGQKKAREVFFLGKTYDAEEAAEMGMVNEAVPHEELEATAIEWAEEINAKSPTAMRMLKYAFNLDSDGMVGQQVFAGEATRLAYMTDEAQEGRDAFNEKRDPDFDDVPWHY; encoded by the coding sequence ATGGTCTCTGCGTTGTTCGACGACAGCCGCTGGGAACCGGTCGAGCGGTTCGACTTCACCGACATCACGTACCACCGCTCGACGGAGACGGGCGCGGTCCGCATCGCCTTCGACCGGCCGGAGAAGCGAAACGCCTTCCGGCCGGAGACGGTCGACGAGCTCTCGGCGGCGCTGGACCACGCGAAACGGTTGACTGACGTCGGCTGTGTCCTCATCACCGGCAACGGCCCCTCCGAGACGGACGGCGGGTGGGCGTTCTGTGCCGGCGGCGACCAGTCGATCCGGGGCGAGAGCGGGTACGAGTATCGGGCCGAAGACGATGTGGGGAGCGAGGACGCCCCCGACAACGTCGGCCGCCTCCACATCCTGGAGGTCCAGCGGCAGATCCGTCACATCCCGAAGGTCGTCGTCGCCGTCGTCCCCGGGTGGGCAGTCGGCGGCGGCCACTCGCTGCACGTGGTCTGTGACCTCACGCTGGCAAGCGCGGATCACGCGAAGTTCCTCCAGACCGACCCCGACGTGGGCAGTTTCGACGGCGGGTTCGGGTCGGCGTACCTCGCCCGGCAGGTCGGGCAGAAGAAGGCCCGCGAGGTGTTCTTCCTCGGGAAGACCTACGACGCCGAGGAGGCCGCCGAGATGGGGATGGTCAACGAGGCCGTCCCCCACGAGGAGCTGGAGGCGACGGCGATCGAGTGGGCCGAGGAGATCAACGCCAAGTCACCGACGGCGATGCGGATGCTGAAGTACGCGTTCAACCTCGACTCCGACGGGATGGTCGGCCAGCAGGTCTTCGCCGGGGAAGCGACCAGGCTGGCGTATATGACCGACGAGGCCCAGGAGGGCCGGGACGCGTTCAACGAGAAGCGGGACCCCGACTTCGACGACGTGCCCTGGCACTACTGA